Genomic DNA from Desulfovibrio psychrotolerans:
TTGTTCCGGCGCGGCAGATGTGGGTGAGATTGCCGATCAGGCTGTTCGACTGGTCTCCCGCGAAGGGCGGGGCAAGATGTTTTGTCTTGCAGGCATCGGGGGCAGAGTGTCCGGCATTATGCGGAGCACTGAGGCGGCTTCCGGCATCGTTGCCGTGGACGGCTGCCCGTTGAACTGCGCCCGCAAGTCGCTGGAGGAAGCAGGATTTACCGAGTTCAAGCATGTGCAGCTTGCCGCCTTGGGTCTGAACAAAGGCCAGTCTGCCGTGACGCAGGAGAGTATCCGGCTGGTGGCGGACAGTGTGAACGCCATGCTGGACGCGGTGTAGCCCTT
This window encodes:
- a CDS encoding putative zinc-binding protein, giving the protein MSVQCACSAAPKLVFSCSGAADVGEIADQAVRLVSREGRGKMFCLAGIGGRVSGIMRSTEAASGIVAVDGCPLNCARKSLEEAGFTEFKHVQLAALGLNKGQSAVTQESIRLVADSVNAMLDAV